The following proteins come from a genomic window of Lolium rigidum isolate FL_2022 chromosome 5, APGP_CSIRO_Lrig_0.1, whole genome shotgun sequence:
- the LOC124657652 gene encoding 31 kDa ribonucleoprotein, chloroplastic-like, which yields MYLLHQHCWWGSPSDSSCLDTVIYNRETDQSRGFGFVTMSTIEEAEKAVEMFHRYDVGGRLLTVNKAAPRGARVERPPRDSGSSFRIYVGNLPWQVDDSRLVEMFSEHGKVVDARVVYDRDTGRSRGFGFVTMASQVELDDAIAALDGQSLEGRALRVNVAEERPPRRF from the exons ATGTATCTGCTTCACCAGCATTGTTGGTGGGGCAGTCCGTCAGATAGTAGTTGCTTGGATACT GTCATCTACAACAGAGAAACAGACCAGAGCCGTGGATTCGGGTTTGTCACCATGAGCACCATTGAGGAGGCTGAGAAGGCTGTGGAAATGTTCCATCGCTAC GACGTGGGTGGGAGGCTGTTGACTGTAAACAAGGCGGCTCCTAGAGGTGCCCGTGTGGAGAGGCCTCCCCGTGATTCTGGGTCTTCATTCAGGATTTACGTGGGCAACCTGCCGTGGCAGGTGGACGACTCTAGGTTGGTAGAGATGTTCAGTGAGCATGGCAAAGTCGTCGATGCCAGGGTTGTCTACGACAGGGACACCGGGCGCTCACGGGGATTCGGTTTCGTGACAATGGCATCGCAAGTGGAACTGGATGATGCTATTGCTGCCCTTGATGGACAG AGTTTGGAGGGGCGTGCCCTACGAGTGAATGTCGCAGAGGAGCGGCCACCGCGGCGGTTCTAG